A DNA window from Tistrella bauzanensis contains the following coding sequences:
- the cutA gene encoding divalent cation tolerance protein CutA, with the protein MTDKLETAMATAGDIIATLTEEFRQGLPARLDRVRGGLIGWRVSGDREALEEAERATHSLAGAAGSFGFPGIGDAARILERLLEAAQAGRPDAGAIDHAIGHLQAAIDTAAGAPVDTAGSDMSMQPPATGPDIASGGGLDIRARSDGDQPMVVYITCGSRDEATAIGRALVDERLAACCNLIAGMTAIYRWQGAIETGSEVVLLAKTVDRLVPALTDRVRALHSYDLPGISAWPITGGNADFLDWIAAECRA; encoded by the coding sequence GTGACCGATAAGCTTGAGACAGCCATGGCCACGGCCGGCGACATCATCGCGACACTGACCGAGGAATTCCGCCAGGGCCTGCCGGCACGGCTCGATCGGGTGCGTGGCGGATTGATCGGCTGGCGGGTGTCGGGCGATCGCGAGGCGCTGGAGGAGGCCGAGCGCGCGACCCATTCCCTGGCCGGGGCCGCGGGCAGCTTCGGCTTTCCCGGTATCGGCGATGCCGCGCGTATCCTGGAGCGGCTGCTGGAGGCGGCGCAGGCCGGCCGCCCCGATGCCGGCGCCATCGATCATGCCATCGGCCATCTGCAGGCCGCCATCGACACGGCGGCAGGCGCGCCGGTGGATACCGCCGGGTCCGACATGTCCATGCAACCACCGGCCACAGGGCCGGACATCGCATCCGGGGGCGGGTTGGATATACGGGCCCGGTCGGACGGCGACCAGCCGATGGTGGTCTACATCACCTGTGGCAGCCGCGACGAGGCGACGGCCATCGGCCGGGCGCTGGTCGATGAGCGGCTGGCAGCCTGCTGCAACCTGATCGCCGGCATGACCGCGATCTATCGCTGGCAGGGCGCGATCGAGACCGGATCGGAGGTGGTGCTGCTGGCCAAGACCGTCGATCGCCTGGTTCCGGCGCTGACAGACCGTGTGCGGGCGCTGCACAGCTATGACCTGCCAGGCATCTCGGCCTGGCCGATCACCGGCGGCAATGCGGACTTCCTGGACTGGATCGCCGCCGAATGCCGTGCATGA
- a CDS encoding HD domain-containing protein produces the protein MSGRQITIWDFGVETVEAPHVPPAVDAFDDLADWAPVSWPDAGTTAGDLFPEAPRFRFRLDDAAIAAAFPHSLHRDLIASAGFQRLRDVSFLGVIDRLFHPNGRPSFVRHNRFHHSLGVALLAVSYCRMAAAAPRDRDILIAAALLHDVGHGPLSHTLEPVFADRFGIDHHAATAAIIRGEVSLGLDIRAALDRHGIDPDEVVGLIARRSSRPHAHLFSGPINIDTIDGICRANTYLHRAPVDAHPLISVLALARVDRAGVRRLDGFWRLKEQIYETFIYGDVCRSADALVQRHVDKTIDRYRPEDFFLSERALLGRARDLQTLITILVGHIHADFRAARAAAAAGRRRGAPAPVPTMETVMGRERRFTIEPDVVLDSPEAYARRYREIKARRRRPLYGLSALAAIAGDGGGRRQHDLFAAA, from the coding sequence ATGAGCGGACGGCAGATCACGATCTGGGACTTCGGTGTCGAGACGGTCGAAGCGCCGCATGTGCCACCGGCCGTCGATGCTTTCGATGATCTGGCCGACTGGGCACCGGTGTCGTGGCCTGACGCCGGCACCACCGCCGGCGACCTGTTCCCCGAAGCACCGCGCTTCCGCTTCCGGCTGGACGACGCCGCGATCGCTGCCGCGTTTCCGCACAGCCTGCATCGCGACCTGATTGCCAGCGCCGGGTTTCAGCGGCTGCGCGACGTATCGTTTCTGGGCGTGATCGACCGGCTGTTTCATCCCAATGGCCGGCCGTCCTTCGTCCGCCACAACCGCTTTCATCACTCGCTGGGCGTGGCGCTGCTGGCGGTAAGCTATTGCCGGATGGCGGCGGCGGCACCGCGCGACCGCGACATCCTGATCGCGGCGGCGCTACTGCATGATGTCGGCCACGGCCCGCTGTCGCATACGCTGGAGCCGGTCTTCGCCGACCGGTTCGGGATCGATCATCACGCGGCGACCGCGGCGATCATTCGTGGCGAGGTATCGCTGGGCCTGGACATCCGCGCGGCTCTCGACCGCCATGGTATCGATCCCGACGAGGTGGTGGGGCTGATCGCCCGCCGGTCCAGCCGTCCCCACGCCCATCTGTTCTCGGGCCCGATCAACATCGACACCATCGATGGCATCTGCCGGGCCAATACCTATCTGCACCGGGCCCCGGTCGATGCCCATCCGCTGATCTCGGTGCTGGCGCTGGCGCGGGTCGATCGGGCCGGCGTGCGGCGGCTCGACGGGTTCTGGCGGCTGAAGGAACAGATCTACGAGACCTTCATCTATGGCGATGTCTGCCGCTCGGCGGATGCGCTGGTCCAGCGCCATGTCGACAAGACCATCGATCGCTATCGGCCCGAGGATTTCTTTCTGTCGGAACGGGCATTGCTGGGGCGTGCCCGCGACCTTCAGACGCTGATCACCATCCTGGTCGGTCATATCCACGCCGATTTCCGGGCCGCGCGTGCCGCGGCGGCGGCTGGACGGCGGCGTGGCGCGCCGGCGCCGGTGCCGACGATGGAGACAGTGATGGGGCGCGAGCGTCGCTTCACCATCGAACCCGATGTGGTGCTGGACAGCCCGGAGGCCTATGCCCGGCGGTATCGTGAGATCAAGGCCCGGCGGAGGCGGCCGCTCTATGGCCTGTCGGCCCTGGCCGCGATCGCAGGCGATGGCGGGGGCCGGCGCCAACATGATCTGTTCGCCGCCGCATGA
- a CDS encoding beta-ketoacyl-ACP synthase III yields MTVMRARVLGVGGYLPARVLTNEDLSKMVDTSDEWIQERTGIRERRIAAPDELTSTLGLHAARAALANAGIDAQEVDLIILATSTPDETFPASATKIQAALGITRGAAFDLQAVCAGFVFALSTADNFLKSGQFRTALVIGAETFSRILDWKDRGTCVLFGDGAGAMVLRAEAGAGTNADIGVLSTHLFSDGRHHDALYVDGGVSSTQTAGHLRMEGKEVFRHAVVKLADSVTEALTANGLTADDIDWLVPHQANARIIIGTARKMGLPMDRVVMTVDRHGNTSAASIPLALAEAAADGRIQPGQVVLVEAIGGGLSWGSALIRW; encoded by the coding sequence ATGACGGTTATGCGCGCGCGCGTGCTCGGCGTCGGCGGCTATTTGCCCGCCAGGGTGTTGACCAACGAAGACCTGTCGAAGATGGTCGATACCTCGGATGAATGGATCCAGGAGCGGACCGGCATTCGCGAGCGCCGCATCGCCGCTCCCGACGAGTTGACCTCGACGCTGGGGCTGCATGCCGCACGTGCGGCGCTGGCCAATGCCGGGATCGATGCGCAGGAGGTCGATCTGATCATCCTCGCCACATCGACCCCCGACGAGACCTTTCCTGCCAGCGCCACCAAGATCCAGGCGGCGCTGGGCATCACCCGCGGTGCCGCCTTCGATCTTCAGGCGGTGTGCGCGGGTTTTGTGTTCGCGCTCTCGACCGCCGACAATTTCCTGAAGAGCGGCCAGTTCCGGACCGCGCTGGTGATCGGCGCCGAGACCTTCTCGCGCATCCTGGACTGGAAGGATCGTGGCACCTGCGTGCTGTTCGGCGACGGCGCCGGTGCGATGGTGCTGCGTGCCGAGGCCGGCGCGGGGACCAATGCCGATATCGGTGTGCTGTCGACCCATCTGTTCTCGGATGGTCGACATCATGACGCGCTCTATGTCGATGGTGGCGTCTCGTCCACCCAGACCGCCGGCCATCTCAGGATGGAAGGCAAGGAAGTGTTCCGGCACGCGGTCGTCAAACTGGCCGACAGCGTGACCGAGGCGCTGACCGCCAACGGCCTGACCGCCGACGACATCGACTGGCTGGTGCCCCATCAGGCCAATGCCCGGATCATCATCGGCACCGCCCGCAAGATGGGCCTGCCGATGGACCGGGTGGTGATGACGGTCGACCGCCACGGCAACACCTCGGCCGCATCCATCCCGCTGGCGCTGGCGGAGGCGGCCGCCGATGGCCGTATCCAGCCGGGGCAGGTGGTGCTGGTCGAAGCCATCGGTGGTGGTCTGTCCTGGGGGTCGGCGCTGATCCGCTGGTAA
- a CDS encoding nucleotidyltransferase family protein, with translation MDGLAHDWTALTDTAPHLVRLRRRTEDLLSGLAAALPAMPVLDEDDLFRDADTERPPPAAGLGVVVCGSYGRGEAGPQADLDSYVLYDPRDAAGRRGDGCALAARQLAGRVHRAAAIAGIRQPADGGAFEATQSADALINTIGGVEDGNQITTRRLLMLLEGRALAGAPVFRRGLDGLIATYVQDHHGRDDPATFLLNDVIRYYRSICVDFEMKTRGAAAKGWGLRNVKLVFSRKLLYVSGVVAAGETAGLDVPAKRALLSRLLGRPPIDRLLDIYGPGPLLPALARYDRFLAALDDPVNRAALDVPPAEARGLPLYRMLKDEAAGFSRDLLTLINSRYPADHPLQLRLVL, from the coding sequence GTGGATGGCTTGGCACACGACTGGACCGCGCTCACCGATACCGCCCCGCATCTGGTGCGGCTGCGCCGACGGACCGAGGATCTGCTGTCCGGTCTGGCGGCGGCGCTTCCGGCCATGCCGGTGCTGGACGAGGACGACCTGTTTCGCGATGCCGACACCGAGCGGCCGCCGCCGGCAGCCGGTCTGGGTGTGGTGGTCTGTGGATCCTATGGCCGTGGCGAGGCCGGACCGCAGGCGGATTTGGACAGCTATGTGCTGTATGATCCGCGAGACGCTGCCGGAAGGCGCGGCGACGGTTGCGCGTTGGCCGCGCGGCAGCTGGCCGGGCGCGTGCATCGCGCGGCCGCAATCGCCGGCATTCGCCAGCCCGCCGATGGCGGAGCCTTCGAGGCCACGCAATCTGCCGACGCGCTGATCAACACCATCGGCGGGGTCGAGGATGGCAACCAGATCACCACCCGCCGGCTGCTGATGCTGCTGGAAGGCCGCGCCCTGGCCGGAGCGCCGGTGTTCCGTCGCGGCCTGGACGGGCTGATCGCGACTTATGTGCAGGATCATCACGGCCGCGACGATCCGGCGACCTTTCTGCTCAACGACGTGATCCGTTATTACCGCAGCATCTGCGTCGATTTCGAGATGAAGACGCGGGGTGCCGCCGCCAAGGGCTGGGGCCTGCGCAATGTGAAACTGGTGTTCTCGCGCAAGCTGCTCTATGTGTCCGGGGTCGTCGCCGCGGGGGAAACGGCGGGGCTGGACGTGCCGGCCAAGCGCGCGCTGCTGTCGCGGCTGCTGGGCCGGCCGCCGATCGACCGGCTGCTCGACATCTATGGCCCGGGCCCCCTGCTGCCGGCACTGGCCCGCTATGATCGCTTTCTTGCCGCCCTGGATGATCCCGTCAACCGGGCCGCCCTCGACGTGCCGCCGGCGGAGGCGCGCGGCCTGCCGCTCTATCGCATGCTGAAGGACGAGGCGGCCGGCTTCAGCCGCGATCTTCTGACGTTGA
- a CDS encoding integration host factor subunit alpha, giving the protein MARTVTRADLAEAVYQEVGLSRHESAQLVEAVLAVVSDSLVEGDTVKISSFGTFAVRQKGERVGRNPKTGEEVPILPRKVLVFRASNVLKDRIGKSLIDVDDLEEDLEDAEA; this is encoded by the coding sequence ATGGCACGCACCGTCACTCGCGCGGACCTGGCCGAGGCGGTCTATCAGGAAGTTGGTCTGTCGCGGCACGAATCCGCTCAGCTGGTCGAGGCGGTGCTGGCCGTTGTCTCGGACAGTCTGGTCGAAGGCGACACGGTCAAGATCTCGTCCTTCGGCACGTTCGCGGTGCGCCAGAAGGGCGAGCGCGTCGGGCGTAATCCGAAGACCGGCGAGGAAGTTCCGATCCTGCCGCGCAAGGTGCTGGTGTTCCGGGCCTCGAACGTGCTCAAGGACCGTATCGGCAAAAGCCTGATCGATGTCGACGACCTTGAGGAAGATCTTGAGGACGCCGAAGCCTGA
- a CDS encoding ubiquinol-cytochrome C chaperone family protein: MFLDRLFGRTGPRAAAEAQYDTAVAQARSMVFYRDLGVPDTVDGRFDMIVLHVFMILHRMKREGDGGRRTGQALFDRMFADMDRSLREMGVGDLSVGKQVKRMGEAFYGRVKVYDAAVAAVAGDGGAALNEAIARNVFGIEAAGAARPSEATLQALAAYVMASIGVLDAMASQDILEGRVAFAAVPATRADAEDASDAGEG, from the coding sequence ATGTTTCTAGACAGGCTGTTCGGCCGGACGGGCCCGCGTGCGGCTGCCGAGGCCCAGTACGATACCGCGGTGGCCCAGGCCCGCTCGATGGTGTTTTATCGCGATCTCGGCGTCCCCGACACCGTCGACGGCCGTTTCGACATGATCGTGCTGCATGTCTTCATGATCCTGCATCGGATGAAGCGCGAGGGCGATGGCGGACGGCGCACCGGTCAGGCGCTGTTCGACCGGATGTTCGCCGATATGGACCGCTCGCTGCGTGAAATGGGTGTGGGTGACCTCAGCGTCGGCAAGCAGGTCAAGCGCATGGGAGAGGCCTTCTATGGCCGCGTGAAAGTCTATGACGCGGCCGTGGCGGCGGTGGCGGGCGATGGTGGCGCCGCATTGAACGAGGCGATCGCACGCAACGTCTTCGGTATCGAAGCCGCGGGTGCGGCCCGGCCGTCGGAGGCGACACTCCAGGCCCTCGCGGCCTATGTCATGGCCAGCATCGGCGTGCTCGACGCCATGGCGTCCCAGGACATCCTTGAGGGCCGCGTCGCCTTCGCCGCTGTCCCGGCGACCCGGGCCGATGCCGAGGATGCGTCCGACGCTGGTGAGGGCTGA
- the plsX gene encoding phosphate acyltransferase PlsX, which yields MSGDVTIALDAMGGDQAPKMVVKGAAIALKRYPGLRFLMVGDEPRLRALMKRRKKLLAATVFLHTDEVVPGSMRPSVALRQGRKSSMGLALRAVREGRAHAAVSAGNTGALMAMARMMLGMLPGIDRPAIAATMPTLRGETVVLDLGANTECDVRNLIQFAIMGELFARIVLGYQNPSVGLLNVGEEEVKGLEAVREAAARLKTIDGIRFHGFVEGDDIAKGTVDVVVTDGFTGNIALKTAEGTAKLYSHYLKSAFRRSLLARIGYLFARASLKALQKQTDPRHHNGAMFLGLGGIAVKSHGGTDALGFANAIGVAYDLVAHGFNDRISGEFKRIAAGQIDGASVQQKAATA from the coding sequence TTGTCCGGTGATGTAACCATCGCACTCGATGCGATGGGCGGCGATCAGGCACCAAAGATGGTGGTCAAGGGCGCCGCCATTGCGCTGAAGCGCTATCCCGGCCTCCGGTTCCTGATGGTCGGCGACGAGCCGCGGCTGCGTGCGCTGATGAAGCGCCGCAAGAAGCTGCTCGCCGCGACCGTGTTTCTGCACACCGACGAGGTCGTTCCCGGCTCGATGCGGCCGTCGGTGGCCTTGCGGCAGGGGCGCAAGTCCAGCATGGGGCTGGCGCTTCGGGCCGTGCGTGAAGGCCGGGCGCATGCCGCGGTCTCGGCCGGCAATACCGGTGCGTTGATGGCGATGGCGCGGATGATGCTGGGCATGCTGCCTGGTATCGACCGCCCGGCCATCGCCGCCACCATGCCGACATTGCGCGGCGAAACCGTGGTGCTGGATCTTGGTGCCAACACCGAATGCGACGTGCGCAACCTGATCCAGTTCGCGATCATGGGTGAGCTGTTTGCGCGCATCGTGCTCGGGTATCAGAATCCCAGTGTCGGCCTGTTGAATGTCGGCGAGGAAGAGGTCAAGGGGCTGGAGGCCGTCAGGGAGGCAGCAGCCCGCCTGAAGACCATCGATGGCATCCGCTTCCATGGCTTCGTGGAAGGCGACGATATCGCCAAGGGCACGGTCGACGTCGTGGTGACCGATGGCTTTACCGGCAACATTGCGCTGAAGACGGCGGAAGGCACGGCCAAGCTCTACAGCCATTATCTGAAATCGGCGTTCCGCCGGTCGCTGCTGGCCCGGATCGGCTACCTCTTCGCCCGGGCGAGCCTGAAGGCGCTGCAGAAGCAGACCGATCCGCGTCATCACAACGGTGCCATGTTCCTGGGGCTGGGCGGCATCGCCGTCAAAAGCCACGGCGGCACCGATGCCTTGGGCTTCGCCAATGCGATCGGCGTGGCCTACGACCTGGTGGCGCACGGCTTCAACGACCGTATCAGTGGCGAATTCAAACGGATCGCGGCGGGCCAGATCGATGGCGCCTCCGTTCAGCAGAAGGCGGCTACGGCATGA
- a CDS encoding DUF177 domain-containing protein yields MTGPTAAPGPSAAPGATPEFSRIIEIDALDPSEPRVFRHSADAAECAALARRLDLPALNAFDVTVAIGRVRGGAHIEITFSARLIQTCVVTNLRFESTVSDTVAVDALAEPEYGRRLAAIDAAEPGEAPEPPELLVDGRVDVGELATEYLSLAIDPYPRGPEAPAEAVEREVFALRAGTSGGEKPREHPFAKLAVLKQQGGKGRSDEDGSSGSA; encoded by the coding sequence ATGACCGGCCCAACCGCAGCACCTGGTCCGTCCGCAGCGCCTGGTGCGACCCCGGAATTCTCGCGCATCATCGAGATCGATGCACTCGATCCATCAGAGCCGCGTGTGTTTCGCCATTCAGCCGATGCGGCCGAATGTGCGGCGCTGGCCCGGCGTCTCGACCTGCCGGCGCTCAATGCCTTCGATGTCACGGTCGCCATCGGCCGGGTGCGCGGCGGTGCCCATATCGAAATTACCTTCTCTGCCCGGTTGATTCAGACTTGCGTCGTGACCAATCTACGGTTTGAGTCCACGGTCTCGGACACGGTGGCGGTGGATGCGTTGGCCGAACCGGAATATGGCCGGCGTCTGGCCGCCATCGATGCCGCCGAGCCCGGGGAGGCGCCCGAACCGCCGGAGCTTCTGGTGGACGGTCGGGTCGATGTGGGGGAACTGGCGACGGAATATCTGAGCCTGGCGATCGATCCCTATCCGCGGGGGCCCGAGGCGCCGGCGGAGGCGGTCGAACGTGAAGTCTTTGCCCTTCGGGCCGGCACGTCCGGGGGCGAAAAGCCGCGTGAGCATCCATTTGCGAAGCTGGCGGTTCTCAAGCAGCAGGGCGGGAAAGGACGGTCCGACGAGGACGGTTCTTCCGGATCTGCATGA
- a CDS encoding outer membrane protein assembly factor BamE, which produces MIRSAPRRRSIARPVLRSASMAAVVMASIALAACQPVVRTHGFMPATDEIAQLRPGEQTREDVRAILGAPSTTGTFETDTWYYIQRRTSTIAFYSADVTEQDVLGLRFGDDGRLADIVRFGLDDGRTISYVDRVTPTSGNELTVLEQFVGNIGRFNSEDSANRPGNPSGMGGRR; this is translated from the coding sequence ATGATCCGGTCTGCGCCCCGGCGCCGCTCCATCGCCCGCCCCGTTCTCCGCTCCGCGTCCATGGCCGCGGTGGTGATGGCGTCGATCGCCCTCGCCGCCTGCCAGCCCGTGGTGCGCACCCACGGCTTCATGCCGGCCACCGATGAAATCGCCCAGCTCCGGCCGGGTGAACAGACCCGCGAGGATGTGCGGGCCATTCTGGGGGCGCCGTCGACCACCGGCACCTTCGAAACGGATACCTGGTATTATATCCAGCGCCGCACCAGCACGATTGCGTTCTATTCGGCCGACGTGACCGAACAGGACGTGCTTGGCCTGCGGTTCGGCGATGATGGCCGGCTGGCAGATATCGTGCGCTTCGGCCTCGATGACGGGCGCACCATCAGCTATGTCGACCGGGTCACCCCGACCTCGGGCAACGAGTTGACGGTTCTTGAACAGTTCGTCGGCAATATCGGCCGGTTCAACTCGGAAGACAGCGCCAACCGGCCCGGCAATCCCAGTGGCATGGGCGGCCGACGCTGA
- a CDS encoding NAD(P)/FAD-dependent oxidoreductase: protein MCFGACVWFNAGRQAAGKGSGAADRGDASGMRKPDLDAVVVGAGVVGLAVAERLARAGRSVVVLEAGPRFGEGASSRNSEVVHAGLYYPPGSLKAVCCLDGRDRLKAFAAATGVGYQAVGKLVVAATADEAPRLDAILARAHANGATEVQPVSAVAARTLEPALAVHAALLSPASAIIDSHGLMAVLLARLEAADGMLITRTPVIGGRADAQGIRIATGGDDPAEITCDILVNAAGLGAPALSRAIEGPAAAAVTPPLRFAKGNYFRLDSGRPPFRRLIYPVPEAGGLGVHLTLDLAGQARFGPDVEWVDDPADLAVDAGRAPRIAEAIRRWWPAMPDVPLVPDYAGIRPKIVSPGEADADFRIDGPADHGVGGLVHLLGIESPGLTAALALAERVALVLGVMSPEI from the coding sequence TTGTGCTTTGGGGCTTGTGTCTGGTTCAATGCCGGCCGGCAGGCGGCCGGCAAGGGGTCGGGAGCGGCGGACAGAGGGGATGCGTCGGGTATGCGGAAGCCGGATCTGGATGCGGTGGTGGTTGGTGCCGGTGTCGTCGGGCTGGCGGTGGCCGAGCGCCTGGCGCGTGCCGGCCGCTCCGTGGTGGTGCTGGAAGCCGGTCCGCGGTTTGGTGAGGGCGCCAGCAGCCGGAATTCGGAAGTGGTGCATGCGGGGCTGTATTACCCGCCGGGCAGTCTGAAGGCCGTATGCTGTCTGGATGGTCGTGATCGGCTGAAGGCCTTCGCCGCTGCAACCGGCGTCGGCTATCAGGCGGTGGGCAAGCTGGTGGTCGCCGCCACCGCCGACGAGGCACCGCGGCTGGATGCGATCCTGGCGCGGGCTCATGCCAATGGTGCGACCGAAGTGCAACCGGTGTCGGCGGTTGCGGCACGGACGCTGGAGCCGGCGCTGGCGGTCCATGCCGCGCTGTTGTCGCCCGCCTCGGCGATCATCGACAGCCACGGCCTGATGGCGGTGTTGCTGGCGCGGCTGGAGGCCGCTGACGGCATGCTGATCACCCGCACCCCGGTGATCGGCGGCCGCGCGGATGCTCAGGGCATCCGCATCGCCACCGGCGGCGACGACCCGGCCGAGATCACCTGCGACATCCTGGTCAATGCGGCCGGGCTGGGCGCGCCCGCCTTGTCGCGGGCGATCGAGGGACCGGCGGCGGCTGCGGTCACACCGCCCCTGCGGTTCGCCAAGGGTAATTATTTCCGCCTCGATAGCGGCCGGCCGCCGTTTCGCCGGCTGATCTATCCGGTGCCCGAGGCCGGCGGCCTTGGTGTGCATCTGACACTGGATCTGGCCGGGCAGGCCCGGTTCGGGCCGGATGTCGAATGGGTCGACGACCCGGCCGATCTGGCCGTGGATGCCGGCCGGGCGCCACGGATCGCCGAGGCCATCCGGCGCTGGTGGCCCGCCATGCCCGACGTGCCGCTGGTGCCGGATTATGCCGGCATCCGGCCCAAGATCGTGAGCCCGGGCGAGGCGGATGCCGATTTCCGGATCGATGGTCCGGCAGATCACGGCGTCGGCGGACTGGTCCATCTGCTGGGGATCGAAAGCCCGGGGCTGACCGCGGCACTGGCCCTGGCCGAGCGTGTGGCGCTGGTGCTGGGCGTCATGTCGCCTGAAATATGA
- a CDS encoding response regulator, translating into MADLRHILLAEDEPDLRELVRISLAVVGGLEVTVCEDGAQALAAFDAVRHDLVVLDVTMPGIDGPETLARLRRLPGGERVPVVFLTARQQPEDNLAFLAMGALHVIGKPFDPMTLANHLRVLWEQASVAGEDA; encoded by the coding sequence ATGGCTGACCTGAGACATATACTGCTGGCGGAAGACGAGCCGGATCTGCGCGAACTGGTGCGGATCTCGCTGGCGGTGGTCGGCGGGCTTGAGGTGACGGTCTGTGAAGACGGGGCCCAGGCCCTGGCGGCTTTCGATGCCGTCCGCCACGACCTGGTGGTGCTGGACGTGACCATGCCGGGCATCGACGGGCCCGAAACCCTGGCACGGCTGCGCCGTCTGCCCGGCGGTGAGCGGGTGCCGGTCGTATTTCTCACCGCCCGCCAGCAGCCTGAGGACAATCTGGCCTTTCTGGCGATGGGGGCGCTGCACGTGATTGGAAAGCCGTTTGATCCCATGACCCTGGCCAATCATCTGCGTGTTCTGTGGGAACAGGCCAGTGTGGCAGGAGAGGACGCGTGA
- the rpmF gene encoding 50S ribosomal protein L32, which yields MAVPKKKVSKSRRDMRRAHHALTATNANECPNCGELKLPHHVCGSCGFYDGRDVATEAAAG from the coding sequence ATGGCCGTCCCCAAGAAAAAGGTCTCCAAGTCGCGGCGTGACATGCGTCGTGCCCATCACGCGCTCACCGCCACCAACGCGAACGAGTGCCCGAACTGCGGCGAGCTGAAGCTCCCCCATCATGTCTGCGGCTCGTGCGGCTTCTATGACGGCCGTGACGTCGCGACGGAGGCGGCGGCCGGCTGA
- a CDS encoding DUF4865 family protein, translating to MLALQYTVRLKADLDAETIRNRVAERGQLYDAHPGLVMKSFLLNEEDQVYAPFYIWRSEEDWKQFVFGDLFADLAAAFGRPRVRTWFVLGFGHGTCADSPRFAVREVDVIPPEMSLDAMHEREAALQADMLGKPGLYAHSIALDADRWELVRYSLWCNEAASRAAAVGAQSDCVNTYEVLHFSEPGGRG from the coding sequence ATGCTGGCGCTTCAATATACCGTGCGTCTGAAGGCGGATCTGGACGCGGAGACCATCCGCAACCGGGTTGCCGAGCGCGGACAGCTTTATGATGCTCATCCCGGATTGGTGATGAAGTCGTTCCTCCTGAACGAGGAGGATCAGGTCTACGCGCCATTCTATATCTGGCGCTCGGAAGAGGACTGGAAGCAGTTCGTCTTCGGGGATCTGTTCGCCGATCTGGCGGCGGCCTTCGGGCGGCCGCGGGTGCGGACCTGGTTCGTGCTCGGCTTCGGGCATGGCACCTGTGCCGACAGCCCGCGCTTCGCGGTGCGCGAGGTGGACGTCATCCCGCCCGAGATGTCGCTGGATGCGATGCATGAGCGTGAGGCCGCCCTTCAGGCCGACATGCTGGGCAAGCCGGGCCTCTATGCCCATTCCATTGCGCTCGACGCCGATCGCTGGGAGCTTGTGCGTTACAGTCTATGGTGTAATGAGGCGGCATCGCGCGCTGCCGCGGTGGGGGCGCAATCCGATTGCGTCAACACCTATGAAGTGCTGCACTTCTCCGAGCCAGGCGGCCGCGGCTGA